Sequence from the Calditrichota bacterium genome:
GAATCATATAGAACCGGCTCTCGAGTTGGGGATTGTAATAGACCCGCGTAACCGCTTCAATCCTTCGGACATCACCCATCAGGTCGGGATAACGGCTCGCCAGTAGAGCAACCCGTTCGAACGCTTCCTTGCGGATGACTCCCTCTGCATAACTCCGCGCCCTCCCCGCCAGGCTTGAATTGACGCCATCGACCAACAGTCCAATCGTTGCGGGCTGTCCTGTCTCCAACGCCCGACCATAACCCTTGGGAATGGTAAGAGCGATGTCGGCACGACCTCGAACGAGCGCTTCATCGATCTCATCCTCAGACGACGCAACCAGGCTCTCTTTGAAATATTCTCCGGCATAGAATGCCTCGGCCAGATGCCGGCTGGCTGGTGTCCGGTCGCGATCGAGCAACGCCAGGCGGACATTCTTGATGTCGGTCGTTACCGCATATCCGAAGAGGAAGAGTTGCATCACCGGCAGGACGAAGAGCATCCGGAGCATGATCGGGTCGCGAAAGACCTGCCGAAACTCCTTTTCGATCAGGAATAGCACCGGGCGAAGCGCATTCACTCGAGGTCCCTCTTGAAGCGCGCTATGGCTATACCCAGAATCGCGAGCGCCATCAGCGACAAGATCGCCCCCTCGAGTGGATACCAGTTGACGCCCTTCAGCATGACTCCCCGAATTACCTTTAGGAAGTAGGTGGCCGGGATTATCCTGCTCACCATCTGCAGGATTGCCGGCATGCTGGCCACCGGGAATATGAAGCCGGAAAGAAGGAGCGTTGGCAGGAGGGTCATCATCAGCGCCATCATCATTGCGATCTGCTGGGTGCGAGCAAGGGTCGAAACGAGTAGTCCCAGCCCGAGTGCCACCAGAAGATAGATGAAGCAGTAACCGGTGAGCGCCAGCCAGGAACCCGCCATTGGCACACCAAAGATGAACCGGCCGGCCAACAGAATGATGACAGCGTCAAGAGCACCGATCGTCAGATAGGGAAGCACCTTGCCGATAATGATCTCGCCGGCTTGAACCGGTGTCGTTAGCATCTGCTCAAGGGTGCCGGTCTCGCGTTCACGGGCGATGGCAATCGACGTCAGAAGTGCGCAAATCATGGTCAGAACGAGCGCTACCAGCCCGGGAACAACGAAGACCGCGCTGGCAAGAGCCGGATTGAACCAGATGCGGGGCTCGGCAGCGATCGGAAGCGTGGCAATCGTTGACAACGATGATGAGAATGTCGAAAAAGATGATCGGTTGATCCGGGCGATTACCGCGTTCAGATAGTTTTCAACAGTGGCGGCGGTCGTCGCGTCGGCACCATCGACGATCAATTGCACCCTCGCCGCCGGGCCGCGCTCAAGGTCCCGGGCATAACCGGAGGGGATTATAAGCGCGGCACGAAACCGATCCTTACGGAAACCGGACTCGATTTCCGATCGGTTTAGGAGGACTTGAGCCATGACGATCGCTTCACCGGAGGTCATCTCGCGCACCAATCGTCGTGAGGCGGGAGTGCGGTCGTAGTCGAGCACCCCGACCCGGACACGCTTCAGTTCCATGTCGATGGCGTAGCCGTAGAGCACGACCATCGCAAGCGGCATCAGAATAGCAATGGCGAGGCTGCGGGGATCGCGCAGGATATGAAGAAATTCCTTGCCGGCTATAGCTGCGACGCGGGTCATACCAACTTGAGGCAGGTAATGTGCAGTCTCACCGGAGTCATTCGGCCACCGCGCGATGAAAGGCTTCCTGTAAAGTTGGCGCATCGTAACGCTCTCGCAACTCGCCGGGAGTTCCAAGAGCGATCAGACGGCCGTCCTTCATAATAGCGACCCGATTGCATCGGGTCGCTTCGTCCATATAGTGAGTCGTTACAAAGACCGTCGTCCCCCCGGCAGCCAGTTCGTAGATCACATCCCAGAACTCGCGGCGTGCGGAGGGATCGACGCCGGCGGTCGGCTCGTCGAGGAAAAGGATGCGCGGTCGGTGGAGAATGGTGCAACCCAAAGCCAGCCGC
This genomic interval carries:
- a CDS encoding ABC transporter permease; this translates as MRQLYRKPFIARWPNDSGETAHYLPQVGMTRVAAIAGKEFLHILRDPRSLAIAILMPLAMVVLYGYAIDMELKRVRVGVLDYDRTPASRRLVREMTSGEAIVMAQVLLNRSEIESGFRKDRFRAALIIPSGYARDLERGPAARVQLIVDGADATTAATVENYLNAVIARINRSSFSTFSSSLSTIATLPIAAEPRIWFNPALASAVFVVPGLVALVLTMICALLTSIAIARERETGTLEQMLTTPVQAGEIIIGKVLPYLTIGALDAVIILLAGRFIFGVPMAGSWLALTGYCFIYLLVALGLGLLVSTLARTQQIAMMMALMMTLLPTLLLSGFIFPVASMPAILQMVSRIIPATYFLKVIRGVMLKGVNWYPLEGAILSLMALAILGIAIARFKRDLE